In Aureibaculum algae, the following are encoded in one genomic region:
- a CDS encoding helix-turn-helix domain-containing protein translates to MKTTHIKSIKIEKIFTELHNNFGGNLEIISNEYKLDLNGNFGRGTIKGIALKNGISYIEFDVTLTDEVVISMMATKNLPIYFTYCSEGSVSHSFGGNSGSVALEKYQTGILTCKRAEENILTFKKEDRTKISLIVVNTTKSETVEGSSLNQRLRNTFFEDSQLDSSVFIGSYNLKIGEKIKELNAIRHTGIVRSLMIEGIVHLILALEIQQRKDDLAAEANATGCLSSKEMEKVKEISEFITNYPENDYTLKMLSRKSGLSNSKLQEGFKFLHDRTVRDFIINERIKKSEQLIRTTDLNISEVVYSIGFTSRSYFSKIFKQKYDCSPKFYKDNQNSLAATA, encoded by the coding sequence ATGAAAACTACACATATAAAATCAATCAAAATTGAAAAAATCTTTACTGAATTACATAATAATTTTGGTGGTAATTTAGAAATCATATCAAATGAATACAAACTCGATTTAAACGGAAATTTTGGTAGAGGTACCATTAAAGGAATTGCTTTAAAAAATGGAATATCTTATATTGAATTTGATGTGACATTAACTGATGAAGTTGTAATAAGTATGATGGCCACTAAAAATTTACCTATTTATTTCACGTATTGTTCAGAAGGTAGTGTAAGCCATAGTTTTGGAGGGAATTCAGGGTCAGTAGCACTTGAAAAATACCAAACAGGTATTTTGACATGTAAGAGAGCAGAAGAAAATATATTAACCTTTAAAAAAGAGGATCGTACTAAAATTTCTTTAATAGTTGTGAACACCACTAAATCAGAAACGGTTGAAGGTTCTAGTTTGAATCAAAGATTAAGAAATACTTTTTTTGAAGATAGTCAATTAGATAGTTCTGTATTCATCGGTTCTTATAATTTAAAAATCGGAGAAAAAATAAAAGAGCTGAATGCTATTAGACATACAGGTATTGTAAGAAGTTTAATGATTGAGGGTATTGTTCACTTAATATTGGCGTTAGAAATACAACAACGTAAAGATGATTTAGCTGCCGAAGCAAATGCAACAGGATGCTTAAGTAGTAAAGAGATGGAAAAGGTTAAAGAGATTTCAGAATTTATTACAAATTATCCTGAAAACGATTATACCTTAAAAATGTTAAGCAGAAAGTCAGGTCTTTCTAATAGTAAATTGCAAGAAGGGTTTAAATTTTTACATGATAGAACGGTGAGAGACTTTATTATAAATGAAAGAATAAAAAAATCTGAACAATTAATTAGAACTACAGATTTAAATATTTCTGAGGTTGTTTACAGCATTGGATTTACGAGTAGAAGTTACTTCTCAAAAATATTTAAGCAAAAGTATGATTGTAGTCCTAAATTTTATAAAGACAACCAAAATTCGCTAGCTGCAACAGCCTAA
- a CDS encoding lmo0937 family membrane protein has product MRSLLWLVAVILIVVWLLGMLGIVQGIATSNLLHILLVIAVVVILYNIISGRKPLD; this is encoded by the coding sequence ATGAGAAGTTTACTTTGGCTTGTTGCCGTTATTTTAATAGTTGTTTGGCTTTTAGGAATGTTAGGTATAGTGCAAGGAATTGCTACTAGTAACTTACTTCATATTCTATTAGTTATAGCAGTAGTTGTAATTTTATATAATATAATCTCTGGTCGAAAACCGTTAGATTAA
- a CDS encoding lmo0937 family membrane protein, with product MSRIFYGIAILFLVAWAIGFFLYGLGLIIHLLLVAAVIAIAIKLFKEN from the coding sequence ATGTCTAGAATTTTTTACGGTATAGCAATATTATTTTTAGTGGCGTGGGCCATTGGTTTTTTTCTATATGGACTAGGATTAATAATACATCTTCTTTTAGTCGCTGCTGTAATTGCTATCGCTATTAAATTATTTAAAGAAAATTAG
- a CDS encoding BLUF domain-containing protein, translating to MFQLTYVSKSKSVMNFTDLNNILESAKIKNSTLDITGCLVYHNSRFVQILEGEEKEVLQLYETIKADERHQDVTLLWENNAKRNFGEWNMAFHNPNDDDVKQFVENLILFSDFAEKSSSALLSFWATVRRVLGDGKLRNVESI from the coding sequence ATGTTTCAACTAACATACGTCTCAAAATCAAAATCTGTAATGAATTTTACAGATTTAAACAACATTCTGGAGAGTGCAAAAATTAAGAATTCTACACTCGATATCACAGGTTGTTTGGTTTATCATAACAGTAGATTTGTTCAAATTCTTGAAGGAGAAGAAAAAGAAGTTTTGCAGTTATATGAAACAATTAAAGCTGATGAAAGACATCAGGATGTGACGTTGTTATGGGAAAATAATGCAAAGAGGAATTTTGGAGAATGGAATATGGCATTCCACAATCCAAATGATGACGATGTTAAACAATTTGTCGAAAATTTAATTCTGTTTTCAGATTTTGCAGAAAAATCTTCTAGTGCACTTTTGAGCTTTTGGGCAACAGTAAGACGCGTGCTAGGTGACGGGAAATTAAGAAATGTTGAAAGTATTTAA
- a CDS encoding TIGR01212 family radical SAM protein (This family includes YhcC from E. coli K-12, an uncharacterized radical SAM protein.), with protein MQFNNNKRYNDYSSYIKRTFSERVQKISLDTGFTCPNRDGTKGVGGCTYCNNSTFNPYYCKPNKSITQQLDEGIAFFSKKYKTQQYLAYFQAYTNTYADINLVKQLYYEAINHPKVIGLVIGTRPDCINADLIDFLSDLAKDNYISLEFGVESTLERTLKDVNRCHTYKETIEAYELAKNRGLHLGAHMIIGLPGESKADILNHAKELSKLPINSLKLHQLQVVKHTMMAKQFKDNPEQFRLFTVEDYVDFVTDFVALLRPDIIIERFISESPSHLLIAPKWNLKNFEIVAKIDKKLAEKDLWQGKSIETSLQS; from the coding sequence ATGCAATTCAATAATAACAAACGATACAACGATTACTCGTCCTATATCAAACGGACATTTTCTGAACGTGTTCAAAAAATTTCGTTAGATACAGGTTTTACGTGTCCAAACAGAGATGGCACTAAAGGAGTAGGAGGTTGCACCTATTGTAATAATAGTACCTTTAATCCTTATTATTGTAAACCCAATAAGAGCATTACCCAACAGTTGGACGAAGGCATTGCATTCTTTTCCAAAAAATATAAAACACAGCAGTATTTAGCCTATTTTCAAGCGTATACCAATACTTACGCAGACATCAATTTGGTGAAGCAATTGTATTACGAGGCTATCAATCACCCTAAAGTAATAGGCTTGGTTATTGGGACACGACCAGATTGTATTAATGCCGATTTAATTGATTTTTTATCTGATTTAGCAAAAGATAATTACATTTCTTTAGAGTTTGGAGTAGAAAGTACGTTGGAAAGAACCCTTAAAGATGTAAATCGTTGTCACACTTATAAAGAAACGATTGAAGCCTATGAACTCGCTAAAAACAGAGGCTTGCATTTAGGTGCTCATATGATTATTGGTTTACCAGGAGAAAGTAAAGCAGATATTTTAAACCACGCCAAGGAATTATCAAAACTGCCCATAAACAGCTTAAAATTGCATCAATTACAAGTAGTCAAACATACCATGATGGCAAAACAGTTTAAGGACAATCCAGAACAGTTTCGTTTATTTACGGTTGAAGACTATGTAGATTTTGTAACCGATTTTGTGGCCTTGTTACGACCAGATATTATTATAGAACGCTTTATTAGCGAATCGCCAAGTCATTTATTAATTGCACCAAAGTGGAATTTAAAGAATTTTGAAATCGTTGCAAAAATTGATAAAAAATTAGCCGAAAAAGACCTTTGGCAAGGGAAAAGTATTGAAACATCATTGCAATCTTAA
- a CDS encoding FAD/NAD(P)-binding protein: MNYLNKNNNLSNKRVLGIIGMGPRGLYALENLIIGLSEKNSLKNLHMLLFEETGYFGNGAVYRLDQVETNWINISERILILESRPKIILDTITIPEFPSYHEWISKEFSLLSNKEPDNYPPRAKVGAYLHKRFETFIKPLLEIEMVSLFKEKVQVVDLLENNKLKVETNLNTYDYLDEILLTIGHQPTALSKQLIAWEKYAQENENVTLCKAPYPIQNILDCAYLDTKKTIGVRGFGLAMIDVVRGIASQYGNFTIIDEQTHACEYTSTFDIKNWFVPFSLDGLPPAPKPLNAEIDELFKPSQKHISNFEDEIGNPSIQRSATNSDFLIDAISKITAAIYLNLPTSNSEEHLDHKETTRLVKNWLKNDSFEHAIITSKKLATTQQMENYVGMAVGNKTVSLDFCIGQVWRHCQPSIYKQLSYNECNNEVFAEIINLDERMKRYAYGPPVESIQQLLALVSAGVMTFDFINDPEIKRTGEGWNFISDDKHKMVHFMIDSVLDSPEIKSVTSSVVKQLLLNDLIKPVHDDLGILTDKKGYLIPNDSKKFVPIALLGRLAKGTIIGVDAILECFGDRPKSWSKEAVKRHMNWIEINNH; the protein is encoded by the coding sequence ATGAATTACCTTAATAAAAATAATAATCTTTCTAACAAACGTGTTTTAGGAATTATTGGAATGGGACCACGAGGATTATATGCACTAGAAAATTTGATCATTGGTTTAAGCGAAAAGAATTCATTAAAGAATTTACATATGCTACTCTTTGAAGAAACTGGATATTTTGGAAATGGAGCTGTGTATAGATTGGATCAAGTTGAAACAAATTGGATTAATATTTCAGAACGCATATTAATCTTAGAAAGTAGACCGAAGATAATTTTGGATACAATTACAATTCCTGAATTTCCTTCATATCATGAATGGATAAGCAAAGAGTTTTCTCTACTGAGTAATAAAGAACCTGACAATTATCCTCCTAGAGCCAAGGTTGGGGCCTATTTACACAAGCGATTTGAAACTTTTATCAAACCTTTGTTAGAAATAGAAATGGTCTCTTTATTTAAAGAAAAAGTTCAGGTTGTAGACCTTTTAGAAAATAATAAATTAAAAGTGGAGACCAATTTAAATACTTATGACTACTTAGATGAAATTCTACTTACAATTGGACATCAACCTACAGCATTATCGAAACAACTCATAGCATGGGAAAAGTATGCTCAGGAAAATGAAAACGTAACACTTTGTAAAGCACCATATCCAATTCAAAACATATTAGATTGTGCGTATTTAGATACAAAAAAAACCATCGGTGTACGCGGATTTGGTTTGGCGATGATTGATGTAGTACGGGGTATAGCCAGTCAATATGGTAATTTTACCATAATAGACGAACAAACCCATGCATGTGAATACACTTCGACGTTTGACATAAAAAATTGGTTTGTTCCTTTTTCTCTTGACGGCCTCCCTCCTGCTCCAAAACCCTTAAATGCTGAAATTGATGAATTATTTAAACCTTCACAAAAACATATTTCTAATTTTGAAGATGAAATCGGGAATCCTTCTATTCAAAGAAGTGCAACTAATTCTGATTTTTTAATCGATGCCATATCAAAAATTACCGCAGCTATTTATTTAAATCTACCAACCTCAAATTCCGAAGAGCATTTAGACCATAAAGAAACAACAAGATTAGTAAAGAACTGGTTGAAAAATGATTCTTTTGAACATGCCATAATTACCTCTAAGAAATTAGCCACAACACAACAAATGGAAAATTATGTAGGCATGGCAGTAGGTAATAAAACCGTTAGTTTAGACTTCTGCATTGGTCAAGTTTGGAGACATTGTCAACCTTCAATTTACAAACAACTCTCCTATAATGAATGTAACAATGAAGTCTTCGCTGAAATAATAAACTTAGACGAAAGAATGAAAAGATATGCATATGGTCCACCTGTAGAGAGTATTCAACAACTATTAGCCTTGGTTTCTGCTGGTGTGATGACTTTTGATTTTATTAATGATCCTGAAATTAAACGTACTGGTGAGGGATGGAATTTCATTTCGGATGATAAGCATAAAATGGTTCATTTTATGATCGATTCTGTTTTAGATTCCCCTGAAATAAAATCTGTTACTTCGTCCGTTGTCAAGCAGCTCCTTTTAAATGATTTAATAAAACCCGTTCATGATGATTTAGGTATTTTAACTGATAAAAAGGGTTACCTAATCCCAAATGACAGTAAAAAATTCGTTCCTATCGCATTACTAGGTAGACTTGCAAAAGGTACCATCATAGGTGTTGATGCTATTCTCGAATGTTTCGGTGATAGACCTAAATCGTGGTCTAAAGAAGCCGTAAAAAGACACATGAACTGGATTGAAATAAATAACCATTAA
- a CDS encoding putative DNA modification/repair radical SAM protein — MNWDRINEKLSILADAAKYDVSCSSSGSKRTNKGKNLGDSSGVGICHSYTEDGRCVSLLKILLTNYCIYDCLYCVSRKSNDIKRAAFQVEEVVDLTLNFYRRNYIEGLFLSSGIFKNPDYTMERLVLVAKKLRLDYKFNGYIHLKTIPGASDELMYEAGLYADRLSVNIELPTKSGLKLLAPDKDHKTMLAPMNTIQQGIQIYKEEKKLIKSSPKFTPAGQSSQMIIGATNESDLDIVKTSTFLYKKYNLKRVYYSGYVPVLSDNKLPTLGTPVPMVRENRLYQTDWLFRFYKFKPQEIVNEYYPNLDLEIDPKLSWALRNLDYFPVNINTAEYHMILRIPGVGVRSAQKIIAARKHAFLGYEQLKKIGIALNRAKYFIICKNYYFTKDFDHNRLKSEILHFSTSKYKKNFSNQLSLF; from the coding sequence ATGAATTGGGACAGAATAAATGAGAAATTATCCATATTAGCAGATGCTGCCAAGTATGATGTATCCTGTTCTTCCAGTGGGAGTAAACGAACAAATAAGGGGAAAAATTTAGGTGATTCTTCTGGCGTAGGGATATGCCATAGTTATACTGAAGATGGACGTTGTGTTTCACTCTTAAAAATATTATTAACGAACTATTGTATTTACGATTGTTTATATTGTGTTTCCAGAAAAAGTAACGACATTAAACGAGCTGCTTTTCAGGTAGAAGAAGTGGTTGATTTAACATTAAACTTTTATAGAAGGAATTATATAGAAGGACTCTTCTTAAGCTCAGGAATTTTTAAAAATCCTGATTACACCATGGAAAGATTAGTTCTCGTTGCAAAAAAATTGCGATTAGATTATAAATTTAATGGCTACATTCATTTAAAGACAATACCAGGAGCAAGTGACGAATTAATGTATGAAGCGGGATTGTATGCGGATCGACTTAGTGTAAATATTGAACTTCCAACTAAATCAGGATTAAAATTGCTAGCTCCAGATAAAGACCATAAAACAATGCTAGCTCCTATGAATACTATCCAGCAAGGCATTCAAATATATAAAGAAGAGAAAAAGTTAATTAAATCATCTCCAAAATTTACACCAGCTGGCCAATCTAGCCAGATGATTATAGGAGCCACTAACGAAAGTGATCTTGACATTGTAAAAACATCAACGTTTCTCTACAAGAAATACAACCTTAAAAGAGTCTATTATTCTGGTTATGTACCAGTGCTTTCAGACAACAAACTCCCCACATTAGGAACACCAGTTCCTATGGTTAGAGAAAATCGACTATACCAGACAGATTGGTTATTTAGATTTTATAAATTTAAACCACAAGAAATAGTTAATGAATATTATCCGAATTTAGATTTGGAAATTGACCCGAAATTATCTTGGGCTTTAAGGAATTTGGATTATTTTCCTGTGAATATTAATACCGCTGAATATCATATGATATTAAGAATTCCGGGAGTCGGTGTTAGGTCAGCACAAAAAATTATTGCGGCCCGAAAACATGCATTTTTAGGTTATGAGCAGCTAAAAAAGATAGGTATAGCATTAAATAGAGCTAAATATTTTATAATCTGCAAAAACTATTATTTCACTAAAGATTTTGACCATAACCGTTTAAAAAGTGAAATTTTACACTTTAGCACTAGTAAATATAAAAAGAACTTTTCCAATCAACTCTCACTTTTTTGA
- a CDS encoding CsbD family protein — MNTDQLKGKWNQAKGKLKQKYGDLTDNDLTYAEGKFDEMLGKIQEKTGKTKEQLKEEIDNF; from the coding sequence ATGAACACAGATCAATTAAAAGGCAAGTGGAATCAGGCCAAAGGAAAATTAAAACAAAAATACGGTGATTTAACCGATAACGACCTTACCTATGCGGAAGGCAAATTTGACGAGATGCTGGGTAAAATTCAGGAAAAAACTGGAAAAACAAAAGAACAATTAAAAGAAGAAATAGATAATTTTTAA
- a CDS encoding TIGR03915 family putative DNA repair protein, whose amino-acid sequence MTYLIYDTTIEGFLTAVFEVYELKLNNVAIRKNNIEIPQLFVEIIEVRTNFDKAKRVSEKLITILNKKGFQSLLKTLLSEFESIEDDILKVIRYALERKENVLSNFGHPAVLEIKQVLKKINRERHRMNAFVRFKLANDGTYYAFIEPDFDVLPLISNHFKSRYADQNWLIYDLKRNRGIYYNQEKVEFVILEVNAKEQNQKLNINLDPSEIEFQKLWKSYFKSTNISSRKNMKLHLQHVPKRYWKFLIEKSSE is encoded by the coding sequence ATGACCTACCTTATTTATGATACCACAATTGAAGGTTTTTTAACTGCCGTTTTTGAAGTGTACGAGCTCAAATTAAATAATGTGGCCATTAGAAAAAACAATATAGAAATACCACAATTGTTTGTAGAAATTATAGAAGTCAGAACAAATTTTGATAAGGCAAAAAGGGTTTCAGAAAAACTCATAACTATTCTTAATAAAAAAGGATTTCAGTCTCTTCTAAAAACGCTATTAAGTGAATTTGAGTCGATTGAAGATGATATTTTAAAGGTTATACGTTATGCTTTAGAACGTAAAGAGAATGTTTTAAGTAATTTTGGTCACCCTGCAGTATTAGAAATTAAGCAAGTTTTAAAAAAAATTAATAGAGAGCGTCATAGAATGAATGCATTTGTTCGGTTTAAGTTGGCCAATGATGGAACTTACTATGCCTTCATCGAACCTGATTTTGATGTCTTACCATTAATTAGTAATCATTTTAAATCGAGATATGCAGATCAAAATTGGTTAATATATGATTTAAAAAGAAATAGAGGAATTTATTATAATCAAGAAAAGGTTGAATTTGTAATTTTAGAAGTTAATGCGAAAGAACAAAATCAAAAGCTCAATATTAACCTTGACCCTTCAGAAATTGAATTTCAAAAACTGTGGAAATCATATTTTAAAAGCACCAATATTTCTTCAAGAAAAAACATGAAATTGCACCTTCAACATGTACCCAAAAGATATTGGAAATTCCTAATTGAGAAAAGTAGTGAATAA
- a CDS encoding GH3 family domain-containing protein, with the protein MAILGNIIKGVIEITDKLASDNDPAIAQKRVLKELLEKAMNTEFGTHYHFNTILKSKNVATTFSKEIPFFDYNKMNSEWWTKLHDGLENITWPGSPDYFALSSGTTGKTSKRIPVTNDMLDAIKQAGINQVLALSNFDLPPYFFEKEIMMLGSSTELKEQNNHLEGEISGISASNIPFWFRPYYKPGKEIAQIDDWDTRVKKIAKNAKNWDIGALSGIPSWIELMLQEVIRYHNVNNIHDIWPNLQVYTSGGVAFDSYEKSFNALLGKPITIIDTYLASEGFIAFQARPETSAMQLVTNNGIYFEFVPFKPEYIKEDGSLVPNAEVKTLAEVELDQDYVLVISTVSGAWRYLIGDTIEFTDIKRAEIKITGRTKFFLNVVGSQLSVNKMNDAVKELQNHFNIKITEYTISAKRIDGAYYHSWYLGTDNTEIDAKKIAEALDNALKKANKNYKVARSKALKGVHVKLVKASVFHDWNDDNKKKGGQVKMERVMGEEKFAKWEKFVNE; encoded by the coding sequence ATGGCCATTTTAGGAAATATAATAAAAGGAGTAATTGAAATAACAGACAAACTAGCTTCAGATAATGACCCAGCCATTGCTCAAAAAAGGGTATTAAAAGAACTCCTAGAAAAAGCAATGAATACAGAATTTGGTACCCATTATCATTTCAATACTATTTTAAAATCAAAAAATGTAGCAACTACTTTTTCCAAGGAAATTCCATTTTTTGATTATAACAAAATGAATTCGGAATGGTGGACAAAATTACATGACGGATTAGAGAATATAACTTGGCCCGGTTCACCTGATTATTTTGCACTAAGTTCTGGAACTACGGGTAAAACTAGCAAAAGAATTCCAGTTACAAACGATATGCTTGACGCCATAAAACAGGCTGGCATCAATCAAGTATTGGCATTATCAAATTTTGATTTACCACCCTATTTTTTCGAAAAGGAAATTATGATGTTAGGAAGTTCTACAGAATTAAAAGAACAAAACAATCATTTAGAAGGTGAAATAAGTGGTATTAGTGCAAGTAACATTCCTTTTTGGTTTAGACCTTATTATAAACCGGGCAAAGAAATTGCACAAATTGATGACTGGGATACACGTGTAAAAAAAATAGCTAAAAATGCTAAAAACTGGGATATCGGAGCGTTAAGTGGTATTCCTTCATGGATAGAATTGATGTTACAGGAAGTTATTCGCTATCACAATGTGAATAATATACATGACATTTGGCCTAACTTACAAGTGTATACGTCTGGTGGAGTTGCTTTTGATTCTTATGAAAAAAGTTTTAATGCCTTGTTAGGAAAGCCCATAACCATAATTGATACCTATTTAGCTTCTGAGGGATTTATTGCTTTTCAAGCACGTCCTGAAACTTCAGCAATGCAATTAGTAACCAATAATGGTATCTATTTTGAGTTTGTCCCCTTTAAACCGGAGTACATTAAGGAAGACGGTTCTTTAGTACCCAACGCAGAAGTTAAAACCTTAGCGGAAGTTGAATTAGATCAAGATTACGTTTTAGTGATTAGTACAGTTTCTGGAGCATGGCGTTATTTGATTGGCGACACCATTGAATTTACAGATATTAAACGAGCTGAAATCAAAATTACAGGTAGAACCAAATTTTTCTTAAATGTTGTTGGATCACAATTATCAGTAAATAAAATGAATGATGCCGTAAAAGAACTTCAAAATCACTTTAATATAAAGATTACAGAATATACCATTTCGGCTAAACGAATTGATGGTGCTTATTATCACAGCTGGTATCTAGGGACTGATAATACAGAAATTGATGCTAAAAAAATTGCAGAAGCATTAGACAATGCCTTAAAAAAAGCAAATAAAAATTATAAAGTTGCCAGGTCAAAAGCATTGAAAGGTGTGCATGTTAAGCTTGTCAAAGCCTCTGTTTTTCATGATTGGAATGATGATAATAAAAAGAAAGGTGGCCAAGTTAAAATGGAGCGAGTAATGGGAGAAGAAAAATTTGCCAAATGGGAAAAATTTGTAAACGAATAA
- a CDS encoding YciE/YciF ferroxidase family protein, whose amino-acid sequence MKTLNDLFNHQIKDLYSAETQLLSALPKMAENANNKKLIKAFENHLKETKEQKSKLETICRELNISPSGAKCHAMKGLIKEAKNFMNAVEDNEVMDAGLIAEAQRIEHYEISGYGTAVRYAKELGLRQVAENLQEILNEEYNADHTLNEIAENRVNRKALERIK is encoded by the coding sequence ATGAAAACATTAAACGATTTATTCAATCATCAAATAAAGGATTTGTACAGTGCTGAAACACAATTACTTTCTGCACTTCCCAAAATGGCAGAAAATGCTAACAATAAAAAACTAATCAAAGCATTTGAAAATCATTTAAAAGAAACGAAAGAGCAAAAGAGTAAACTTGAAACCATTTGCAGAGAATTAAATATTTCTCCATCCGGAGCAAAATGTCATGCCATGAAAGGTTTAATAAAAGAGGCCAAAAACTTTATGAATGCAGTAGAAGATAATGAAGTAATGGATGCCGGATTAATAGCGGAAGCACAACGCATTGAACACTACGAAATTTCAGGTTATGGAACTGCTGTTAGATATGCCAAGGAATTAGGTTTAAGACAAGTTGCTGAAAATTTACAAGAAATTCTTAATGAAGAGTATAATGCTGATCATACCTTAAATGAAATTGCGGAAAACAGGGTCAATAGAAAAGCTTTGGAGAGAATAAAGTAA